Proteins encoded in a region of the Streptomyces sp. NBC_00258 genome:
- a CDS encoding 4-hydroxy-3-methylbut-2-enyl diphosphate reductase, whose amino-acid sequence MGCMTASTGRRVLLAAPRGYCAGVDRAVIAVEKALEQYGAPIYVRHEIVHNKYVVQTLEKKGAIFVERTAEVPEGSIVMFSAHGVAPVVHDEAAAGKLATIDATCPLVTKVHKEAVRFAKEDYDILLIGHEGHEEVIGTSGEAPEHITLVDGPEDVAKVEVRDPSKVVWLSQTTLSVDETMETVDALKDKFPQLISPPSDDICYATQNRQIAVKKLAEDAQLVIVVGSKNSSNSIRMVEVALDAGASAAHLVDFAAEIDEAWLEGVTTVGLTSGASVPDVLVDGVLEWLAERGYGDVETVKTADESITFSLPKELRRDLRAEAAALVAERTAGTPSAE is encoded by the coding sequence ATGGGATGCATGACTGCTTCGACTGGCCGCCGTGTCCTCCTCGCCGCCCCCCGTGGCTACTGCGCGGGAGTCGACCGTGCCGTGATCGCCGTCGAGAAGGCCCTGGAGCAGTACGGGGCCCCGATCTATGTCCGCCACGAAATCGTCCACAACAAGTACGTCGTGCAGACCCTGGAGAAGAAGGGCGCGATCTTCGTCGAGCGGACGGCGGAGGTCCCCGAGGGGTCCATCGTCATGTTCTCGGCGCACGGCGTCGCCCCGGTCGTCCACGACGAGGCCGCGGCCGGAAAGCTCGCGACCATCGACGCGACCTGCCCGCTGGTCACCAAGGTCCACAAGGAGGCCGTCCGCTTCGCCAAGGAGGACTACGACATCCTCCTGATCGGGCACGAGGGCCACGAGGAGGTCATCGGCACGTCCGGCGAGGCGCCCGAGCACATCACGCTCGTCGACGGCCCCGAGGACGTCGCCAAGGTCGAGGTGCGCGACCCCTCCAAGGTGGTCTGGCTCTCCCAGACCACGCTGTCGGTCGACGAGACCATGGAGACGGTCGACGCCCTCAAGGACAAGTTCCCGCAGCTCATCTCCCCGCCCAGCGACGACATCTGCTACGCCACGCAGAACCGCCAGATCGCGGTGAAGAAGCTCGCCGAGGACGCTCAGCTGGTGATCGTGGTGGGTTCGAAGAACTCCTCGAACTCGATCCGGATGGTCGAGGTGGCCCTGGACGCGGGCGCCTCCGCCGCACACCTGGTGGACTTCGCCGCCGAGATCGACGAGGCCTGGCTGGAGGGCGTCACCACGGTCGGCCTGACCTCCGGCGCCTCGGTCCCGGACGTACTGGTGGACGGCGTGCTGGAGTGGCTGGCCGAGCGCGGCTACGGGGACGTGGAGACGGTCAAGACGGCCGACGAGTCCATCACGTTCTCCCTCCCCAAGGAACTGCGCCGTGACCTGCGCGCGGAGGCGGCCGCCCTGGTGGCGGAGCGCACCGCCGGCACCCCCTCGGCGGAGTGA
- the ychF gene encoding redox-regulated ATPase YchF has protein sequence MSLTIGIVGLPNVGKSTLFNALTKNDVLAANYPFATIEPNVGVVGVPDTRLTKLAEIFGSQKILPATVDFVDIAGIVRGASEGEGLGNKFLANIRESDAICQVIRAFKDENVVHVDGKVSPKDDIETINTELILADLQTIEKVLPRLQKESRIKKDVVAKVAAVEAAKEILDGGQTLFAAGIKQDSDQEALLHDLHLLTVKPFLYVFNVDEDELTDDAFKAEQSALVAPAEAIFLNAKLEADLAELDDEEALELLQSVGVEEPGLATLAHVGFNTLGLQTYLTAGPKESRAWTIKKGATAPEAAGVIHTDFQKGFIKAEVISFEDLVETGSVAEARSKGKARMEGKDYVMQDGDVVEFRFNV, from the coding sequence GTGTCGCTCACGATCGGAATCGTCGGTCTGCCGAATGTCGGCAAGTCGACCCTGTTCAACGCCCTGACCAAGAACGACGTGCTGGCGGCCAACTACCCGTTCGCCACGATCGAGCCGAACGTCGGCGTGGTCGGCGTCCCCGACACCCGGCTGACCAAGCTGGCCGAGATCTTCGGTTCGCAGAAGATCCTCCCGGCCACGGTCGACTTCGTCGACATCGCGGGCATCGTGCGCGGCGCGAGCGAGGGCGAGGGCCTCGGCAACAAGTTCCTCGCGAACATCCGTGAGTCCGACGCGATCTGCCAGGTCATCCGTGCCTTCAAGGACGAGAACGTCGTGCACGTGGACGGCAAGGTCTCGCCGAAGGACGACATCGAGACGATCAACACCGAGCTGATCCTCGCCGACCTGCAGACCATCGAGAAGGTCCTGCCGCGCCTCCAGAAGGAGTCGCGGATCAAGAAGGACGTCGTGGCGAAGGTGGCGGCGGTCGAGGCGGCCAAGGAGATCCTGGACGGCGGCCAGACCCTCTTCGCCGCGGGCATCAAGCAGGACTCGGACCAGGAGGCCCTCCTCCACGACCTGCACCTGCTCACGGTCAAGCCGTTCCTGTACGTCTTCAACGTCGACGAGGACGAGCTGACCGACGACGCCTTCAAGGCCGAGCAGAGCGCCCTGGTCGCCCCCGCCGAGGCGATCTTCCTCAACGCCAAGCTGGAGGCGGACCTCGCCGAGCTCGACGACGAGGAGGCCCTGGAGCTCCTCCAGTCCGTCGGAGTCGAGGAGCCCGGCCTCGCCACGCTCGCCCACGTCGGCTTCAACACCCTCGGCCTGCAGACGTACCTCACCGCCGGCCCCAAGGAATCCCGGGCCTGGACCATCAAGAAGGGCGCCACCGCCCCCGAGGCCGCCGGAGTCATCCACACCGACTTCCAGAAGGGCTTCATCAAGGCGGAGGTCATCTCCTTCGAGGACCTCGTCGAAACAGGCTCAGTGGCCGAGGCCCGCTCCAAGGGCAAGGCCCGCATGGAGGGCAAGGACTATGTGATGCAGGACGGGGATGTGGTGGAGTTCCGCTTCAATGTGTAG
- a CDS encoding phospholipase D family protein yields the protein MKGATARVILVAPFIKKAIFEETLASVPASVENIECVTRWTPAEVAAGVSDPEIIEAAERDERVQITLCPSLHAKIYVADDRCLVGSANLTGKATGRVPNANVELLLDAPVTHPEVQRALSLIESRSTAATPLVAALVRQQAELLKEERIAPPAEGEPAPLWYPETRRPENVFALYSGRTRFTSPVEAGIIQDLAMLDIPAGLAEHDFNAAVEARLHAIPELHKLLVGERLSNIELQKAIVERTGDPEDQARRTTETLAAWLQHFGRYYTEVGSWELRAGREHT from the coding sequence ATGAAGGGCGCCACCGCGCGAGTGATCCTCGTGGCGCCCTTCATCAAGAAGGCGATCTTCGAGGAGACCCTCGCCTCAGTGCCAGCCTCGGTGGAGAACATCGAATGCGTCACGCGCTGGACTCCGGCGGAGGTAGCCGCCGGAGTCTCCGACCCCGAGATCATCGAGGCGGCAGAGAGAGACGAACGCGTGCAGATCACTCTCTGCCCGTCGCTGCATGCCAAAATCTACGTCGCCGACGACCGATGCCTGGTCGGATCCGCGAACCTGACCGGCAAGGCCACCGGCCGAGTCCCCAACGCCAACGTGGAGCTCTTGCTGGATGCGCCCGTCACGCATCCCGAAGTGCAGCGCGCTCTCAGCCTGATCGAGTCCCGCTCGACAGCGGCCACACCCTTGGTGGCCGCCCTTGTCCGGCAGCAGGCAGAACTTCTGAAGGAGGAACGCATCGCGCCCCCGGCCGAGGGGGAACCCGCCCCCCTCTGGTACCCGGAGACGAGGCGCCCGGAGAACGTGTTCGCGCTCTACAGCGGGCGAACGCGATTCACCTCGCCGGTTGAGGCCGGCATCATCCAGGACCTTGCCATGCTCGATATCCCGGCAGGTTTGGCGGAGCACGACTTCAACGCGGCGGTCGAAGCTCGGCTGCACGCCATCCCAGAACTCCACAAGCTGCTCGTCGGCGAGCGCCTCAGCAACATCGAGCTCCAGAAGGCCATCGTGGAACGGACAGGAGACCCAGAAGACCAGGCACGGAGGACGACCGAGACCCTCGCGGCCTGGCTGCAGCACTTCGGCCGCTATTACACCGAGGTGGGCTCGTGGGAGCTGCGGGCAGGACGGGAGCACACCTAA
- a CDS encoding DUF6542 domain-containing protein produces the protein MEQHRTRPPQSPPLRRGAPLPPQAGRGGTRTPRQDGAGVPRTATAASPLVQAVRRFPNPRLTGLGSGLFCAASMFALACLDALLFGSSLVVYGVLFLPVCALTAVWVRRADLVTAVVAVPIAFAVGLLPIADSSGGFFGRLMGLVTALALHAGWLYGGTLVAGLIVTVRKVRMMSRRAAQRRRAAA, from the coding sequence GTGGAGCAACACAGAACTCGTCCCCCTCAGTCACCGCCGCTGCGTCGCGGCGCGCCCCTTCCCCCGCAGGCCGGACGGGGCGGGACCCGTACACCCCGGCAGGACGGGGCCGGTGTCCCGAGGACCGCGACGGCCGCGTCACCGCTGGTGCAGGCCGTACGCCGGTTCCCCAACCCCCGGCTCACCGGGCTGGGCAGCGGGCTGTTCTGTGCCGCGTCGATGTTCGCGCTGGCCTGTCTCGACGCGCTGCTGTTCGGGTCTTCGCTCGTCGTCTACGGGGTGCTGTTCCTGCCGGTGTGCGCGTTGACGGCGGTGTGGGTGCGGCGGGCCGACCTCGTCACGGCGGTCGTCGCCGTGCCGATCGCCTTCGCCGTCGGACTGCTGCCGATCGCCGACAGCAGTGGGGGATTCTTCGGACGGCTGATGGGGCTGGTCACCGCTCTCGCACTGCACGCGGGATGGCTGTACGGGGGCACGCTGGTCGCCGGCCTCATCGTCACCGTGCGCAAGGTACGGATGATGAGCCGCCGTGCCGCGCAGCGGCGCCGGGCAGCCGCCTGA
- a CDS encoding DNA phosphorothioation-associated putative methyltransferase: protein MTQQLWSSQRHQTAIGRVGLSLPARRAVGDLQLDPDTGVLDYGCGRGGDVRALQHLGLDAAGWDPVHFPDGRREPAEVVLLTYVLNVIENPAERRETLLRAWDLAKSVLVVSARLRWERNQIKGAEYGDGILTQRRTFQRLYAAGELRDYVEEATGVRCVSAAPGIVYAFKDDAARLSYLARQVAPDGGWLASEDTASAITSVVDHLEQRGRMPQLEEMPQPIISLLGHLRPAELKRLAEQEADPAKVERSAERGALDTLQFLALELFHGRGPVSSLPLPVQLDIRAFFPSYTEACHRADRLLFKLRDDAYVRRAMNGSIAGKFTATALYVHRRALHRIPAVLRLYEQCASIAAGRPGEWSVVKLRHQGRGVSWLDYPEFDADPHPRIAASYAVDLKTLKSSFTSYADSTNRPLLHRKHEFLAEDDPDAPKYRRLTDAEVRAGLYESPHLIGTEEGWERELVRCERELRGHRLVRRTTST, encoded by the coding sequence ATGACACAGCAGCTTTGGAGCAGCCAGAGGCATCAGACCGCGATCGGCCGAGTCGGCCTCTCGCTGCCGGCTCGTCGGGCCGTCGGCGACCTCCAGCTGGATCCCGACACGGGAGTACTGGACTACGGGTGCGGACGTGGCGGCGATGTACGGGCACTGCAGCACCTCGGCCTCGATGCCGCAGGGTGGGACCCGGTCCACTTCCCGGACGGGCGGCGTGAGCCGGCCGAGGTGGTCCTTCTCACCTATGTCCTGAACGTCATTGAGAATCCCGCCGAACGGCGCGAGACGCTCCTACGAGCCTGGGACCTCGCTAAATCGGTGCTGGTCGTGTCCGCGCGGCTGAGGTGGGAGCGCAACCAGATCAAAGGCGCGGAATACGGCGACGGCATTCTCACCCAGCGCCGCACCTTCCAGCGCCTCTACGCCGCTGGCGAGCTGCGCGATTACGTCGAGGAGGCCACCGGCGTCCGCTGCGTGTCGGCGGCGCCCGGCATCGTTTACGCGTTCAAGGACGATGCGGCCCGCCTGAGTTACCTCGCCCGACAGGTCGCTCCTGACGGTGGGTGGCTGGCGTCCGAGGACACCGCCTCGGCGATCACCTCGGTCGTCGATCATCTCGAACAGCGTGGCCGGATGCCTCAGCTGGAGGAAATGCCGCAGCCCATCATCAGCCTCCTTGGCCACCTGCGCCCCGCTGAACTCAAGCGCCTTGCCGAGCAGGAAGCCGACCCCGCGAAGGTAGAACGAAGCGCCGAGCGCGGAGCCCTCGACACACTGCAGTTCCTCGCGCTGGAGCTGTTTCACGGCCGGGGCCCGGTCAGCAGTCTGCCCCTGCCAGTTCAACTGGACATCCGTGCCTTCTTCCCGTCGTACACCGAGGCGTGCCACCGAGCGGATCGGCTGCTGTTCAAACTGCGCGACGACGCCTACGTCCGCCGGGCGATGAACGGATCGATCGCCGGCAAGTTCACCGCGACCGCCCTGTACGTTCACCGCCGCGCACTCCATCGGATCCCGGCCGTGCTGCGCCTGTACGAGCAGTGCGCGAGCATTGCCGCCGGCCGTCCTGGCGAGTGGTCTGTCGTCAAGCTCCGCCATCAGGGCCGCGGGGTCAGCTGGCTCGACTATCCCGAGTTCGACGCGGATCCCCACCCGCGAATCGCGGCCTCGTACGCCGTCGACCTGAAGACCCTCAAGTCCTCCTTCACCTCGTACGCGGACTCCACCAACCGTCCCCTGCTGCACCGCAAGCACGAGTTCCTTGCCGAGGATGATCCCGACGCACCCAAGTACCGGAGGCTCACGGACGCCGAGGTCCGCGCCGGTCTTTACGAGAGCCCGCACCTGATCGGCACAGAAGAGGGATGGGAGCGCGAACTCGTTCGCTGCGAGCGGGAGTTGCGAGGCCACAGGCTCGTACGGCGCACCACCAGCACGTGA
- a CDS encoding HIT family protein, producing the protein MPARSLTWWARLGNLTSRASRSQRRVVAEPGCLFCMREDASLNTVLRENGTCYVRLDNYPAADGHVEVVPKRHIVSFFELTPREVLDAYALLVESQAEQKSMYQPDGYTIGVNEGRAAGRTIDHLHIHLVPRHDGDVVDPRGGIRQVLPGPSPDAWAG; encoded by the coding sequence ATGCCTGCAAGGAGCCTCACCTGGTGGGCTCGACTTGGCAATCTGACCTCCCGGGCTTCGAGATCGCAGCGTCGGGTAGTGGCTGAGCCCGGGTGCCTATTCTGCATGCGTGAGGACGCGTCTCTCAATACAGTTCTGAGGGAGAACGGCACCTGTTATGTGAGACTTGATAACTATCCAGCGGCAGACGGGCACGTTGAAGTTGTGCCGAAGCGTCATATTGTTTCCTTCTTTGAGCTAACCCCTCGTGAAGTCCTGGATGCCTACGCTCTGCTAGTTGAGAGTCAAGCGGAACAAAAGTCGATGTATCAGCCAGACGGCTACACGATTGGCGTTAACGAAGGCAGAGCCGCTGGGCGCACTATTGATCACCTGCATATCCATCTAGTTCCGCGACATGATGGTGATGTTGTCGATCCTCGTGGGGGTATCCGGCAGGTCCTCCCTGGACCGAGTCCAGATGCATGGGCTGGATAA
- the ppgK gene encoding polyphosphate--glucose phosphotransferase, with amino-acid sequence MQIFGVDIGGSGIKGAPVDLDVGDLAEERYKVLTPHPATPDAVADGVKEVVGHFGWTGPVGITFPGVVTGGATIRTAANVDKDWIDTDARALLGDRLGGMPVTVLNDADAAGVAEMQFGAGQGRQGTVILLTFGTGIGSAVFVDGVLVPNTELGHLELNGHDAEKHASTKAKEDHDLSWEHWAHRVQKYLAHVEMLFSPELFIIGGGVSRKSHKFLPLIEGIKAEIVPAQLQNNAGIVGAAMRAAKAG; translated from the coding sequence ATGCAGATCTTCGGTGTGGACATCGGCGGCTCAGGGATCAAGGGCGCTCCCGTGGACCTGGACGTGGGCGACCTGGCGGAGGAGCGCTACAAGGTGCTCACGCCGCACCCCGCGACCCCCGACGCGGTGGCGGACGGCGTGAAGGAGGTCGTCGGCCACTTCGGCTGGACGGGCCCGGTCGGGATCACCTTCCCCGGCGTGGTCACCGGCGGCGCCACCATCCGCACGGCTGCCAACGTGGACAAGGACTGGATCGACACGGACGCCCGAGCCCTCCTCGGCGACCGCCTGGGCGGAATGCCGGTGACGGTGCTGAACGACGCGGACGCGGCGGGCGTCGCCGAGATGCAGTTCGGCGCGGGCCAGGGCCGCCAGGGCACGGTCATCCTGCTCACGTTCGGTACGGGTATCGGCAGCGCCGTCTTCGTGGACGGCGTCCTGGTGCCGAACACGGAGCTGGGCCACCTGGAGCTGAACGGCCACGACGCGGAGAAGCACGCCTCCACGAAGGCCAAGGAGGACCACGACCTCTCCTGGGAGCACTGGGCCCACCGCGTCCAGAAATACCTCGCCCATGTGGAGATGCTCTTCTCGCCCGAGCTCTTCATCATCGGCGGCGGCGTCAGCCGCAAGTCCCACAAGTTCCTGCCCCTGATCGAGGGCATCAAGGCGGAGATCGTCCCGGCCCAGCTGCAGAACAACGCGGGGATCGTGGGCGCGGCGATGCGGGCGGCGAAGGCGGGTTAG
- a CDS encoding phosphoadenosine phosphosulfate reductase codes for MRVISYGGGVQSTALLVLAAQREIDFSTFLFANVGDDSEHPATLAYVREIAIPYAERAGLHIYELKRRRRDGATETLMQRLNRPDTRSIPIPVRMANGAPGRRNCTADFKIKVVGRWLREHGATAKAPAAVGIGISLDEIHRANRRRREAHEVIEYPLLDLGLRRDDCERIITEAGLPVPPKSSCFFCPFRTVDAWRHQRRHEPELFAQSVRLEETINLRRAALGRDDVYLTRYGIPLTQAIPDESPGEIDLDEDEGACDSGWCMT; via the coding sequence ATGAGGGTTATCTCCTACGGAGGCGGCGTCCAGTCGACCGCGCTGCTGGTGCTAGCCGCCCAGCGCGAGATCGACTTCTCCACCTTCCTCTTCGCCAATGTCGGGGATGACAGCGAGCACCCGGCGACTCTCGCGTACGTTCGCGAGATCGCCATCCCTTACGCCGAGCGTGCGGGACTGCACATCTACGAGCTCAAGCGACGCCGCCGTGACGGGGCCACGGAAACCCTTATGCAGCGGCTGAACCGGCCGGATACCCGGTCGATCCCCATCCCGGTCCGTATGGCCAACGGCGCTCCTGGCCGCCGCAACTGCACCGCAGACTTCAAGATCAAGGTGGTCGGGCGGTGGCTTCGGGAGCATGGCGCCACCGCGAAGGCACCGGCGGCGGTCGGCATCGGCATTTCGCTCGACGAAATCCATCGCGCCAACCGTCGGCGGAGGGAAGCCCACGAGGTCATCGAGTACCCCCTCCTCGACCTCGGGCTGCGCCGAGACGACTGCGAGCGCATCATCACCGAGGCCGGCCTGCCGGTACCGCCCAAGAGCTCCTGCTTCTTCTGCCCCTTCCGTACCGTCGACGCCTGGCGTCACCAGCGTCGCCACGAGCCCGAATTGTTCGCACAGTCGGTCCGGCTGGAGGAGACGATCAACCTCCGACGGGCCGCGCTCGGCCGGGATGATGTCTATCTCACGAGGTACGGCATCCCGCTCACGCAGGCCATCCCTGATGAGAGCCCGGGGGAAATTGACCTCGATGAGGATGAGGGAGCGTGCGACTCCGGCTGGTGCATGACCTGA
- a CDS encoding DUF5655 domain-containing protein, giving the protein MSGLKLFHTTKCGVTEVMPRLAEVEADVQSFVETHMETMLGVTFLASEYVIDCVDGGRIDSLGIDENGAPVIVEYKRGTDAGVINQGLYYMAWLTAHRSAFDSLVRDRLGVPAAAQVLWSAPRLICIAGDFTRYDAHAVREHRRSIDLVRYRYFGNDLIGLETVASVTGQPGASRRTRRRTGVLPATPKSTGAMTELAEAVDEVLLGLGDGITRVQRKQYAAYQRLRNFACVIPPQQAKVLVYLKADPKGVDLVPGFTRDVKGLGHHGTGDLEVQLRTERDLERALDLFRLSYAAA; this is encoded by the coding sequence GTGTCGGGCCTGAAGCTGTTCCACACGACGAAATGCGGCGTGACCGAGGTCATGCCGCGCCTTGCTGAGGTCGAGGCGGACGTGCAGAGCTTCGTCGAGACGCACATGGAGACGATGCTGGGCGTCACGTTTCTCGCGAGCGAGTACGTCATCGATTGCGTCGACGGAGGACGGATCGACTCGCTGGGGATCGACGAGAACGGGGCACCAGTGATCGTCGAGTACAAGCGCGGCACGGACGCCGGCGTGATCAATCAGGGCCTGTACTACATGGCCTGGCTCACCGCGCACAGGAGCGCCTTCGACAGCCTGGTCCGCGACCGGCTCGGGGTACCAGCCGCGGCCCAGGTCCTGTGGAGCGCACCTAGGCTGATCTGCATTGCCGGGGACTTCACCCGCTATGACGCCCACGCCGTACGCGAGCACCGGCGCAGCATCGACCTGGTCCGCTACCGGTACTTCGGCAACGACCTCATCGGGCTTGAGACCGTGGCTTCGGTTACCGGGCAGCCGGGTGCGAGCCGACGGACTCGTCGGCGCACCGGCGTGCTCCCGGCAACCCCGAAGAGCACAGGGGCCATGACAGAGCTGGCCGAGGCTGTCGACGAGGTTCTCCTCGGCCTTGGGGACGGCATCACCCGTGTCCAGCGCAAGCAGTACGCGGCCTATCAGCGGCTGCGGAACTTCGCCTGCGTCATACCGCCCCAGCAGGCCAAGGTGCTGGTCTACCTGAAGGCGGACCCCAAAGGGGTGGATCTCGTGCCCGGGTTCACACGGGACGTGAAGGGGCTCGGCCACCACGGCACGGGCGACCTGGAGGTGCAGCTGCGCACCGAGCGTGACCTGGAGCGCGCCCTGGACCTGTTCAGGCTCAGCTACGCCGCGGCGTAG
- a CDS encoding NUDIX hydrolase — protein sequence MSDVVRRSARAILLDGEELVLIKRTKPGREPYWVTVGGGVEADDDTIEAALHREVFEELGGTVDRAELVYLITDQLNGGIGVQHIFAARLVAMDLTARTGTEFSKPERGDYEVVRVPFTCGTLRELNLMPSQLADFIASNTQAIASILDTPVRKA from the coding sequence ATGTCCGACGTCGTAAGGCGCAGCGCCCGCGCCATCCTCCTCGACGGCGAGGAACTTGTCCTGATCAAGCGCACGAAGCCGGGCCGGGAACCGTACTGGGTGACGGTCGGCGGCGGCGTAGAGGCCGACGACGACACCATCGAAGCGGCCCTTCACCGCGAGGTGTTCGAGGAACTCGGCGGCACAGTGGACCGCGCTGAACTCGTCTACCTGATCACCGACCAACTCAACGGCGGCATCGGCGTCCAGCACATCTTCGCTGCCCGCCTCGTGGCGATGGACCTGACCGCGCGGACCGGCACGGAATTTAGCAAACCGGAAAGAGGCGACTACGAGGTCGTCCGGGTCCCGTTCACTTGCGGCACCCTCCGCGAACTGAATCTGATGCCATCGCAGTTGGCCGATTTCATCGCCAGCAACACCCAGGCGATTGCCTCCATCCTGGATACGCCGGTACGAAAGGCGTGA
- a CDS encoding NUDIX hydrolase yields the protein MISPPLREAARVVALDDAQRVLLLHHHDEGGSYWATPGGALEAGEDHAAAALRELREELGVDEKNVALGTQLAQRSQEQTVGGRAVRQVERYFLAHLEPADADPARATQPDNIQAHRWWTLQELRETPETIYPDGLLGLIAGLLANGVPRCPITLR from the coding sequence ATGATCAGCCCACCCTTGCGGGAAGCCGCTCGCGTCGTCGCCCTCGACGATGCCCAGCGGGTCCTGCTGCTGCACCACCACGACGAGGGTGGAAGCTACTGGGCCACCCCCGGCGGCGCCCTGGAGGCAGGGGAGGACCACGCTGCTGCCGCGCTCCGAGAACTGCGCGAAGAACTCGGCGTCGATGAAAAGAACGTCGCGCTAGGCACGCAGCTGGCCCAGCGCAGCCAGGAGCAAACCGTCGGCGGGCGGGCAGTCCGGCAGGTTGAGCGGTACTTTCTAGCCCACCTTGAGCCCGCGGATGCCGACCCTGCCCGAGCCACTCAGCCCGACAACATCCAGGCCCACCGCTGGTGGACGCTGCAAGAACTGCGGGAGACGCCGGAGACGATCTATCCCGACGGCCTCCTCGGCCTGATTGCCGGGCTACTCGCCAACGGCGTGCCCAGGTGCCCCATCACCTTGCGCTGA
- a CDS encoding NUDIX domain-containing protein — protein sequence MTTRLIAAVLVSDPDNGRLLILRRSSHLDFAPGEWDVPSGKGEPREPITATAVRELKEETGVVVAEADLRLVHVVHGSWGAEVPGMFMALIFHTDRWSGTPHNAEPHKHDTIAWVPPDDLPQPFTHTTLVAVQRYLDGGPILSFDGWPEAG from the coding sequence ATGACGACGCGGCTCATCGCCGCTGTACTCGTCTCGGATCCCGACAACGGCAGACTCCTCATCTTGCGTCGGAGCAGTCACCTGGATTTCGCGCCTGGCGAGTGGGATGTTCCCAGCGGCAAGGGCGAGCCCCGGGAGCCGATCACCGCGACGGCGGTACGGGAACTGAAGGAGGAGACTGGCGTCGTGGTTGCCGAGGCGGACCTGCGCCTCGTCCACGTGGTCCATGGCTCCTGGGGAGCGGAGGTCCCGGGGATGTTCATGGCCCTGATCTTCCATACCGACCGGTGGAGCGGAACTCCCCACAATGCGGAACCGCACAAGCACGACACCATCGCCTGGGTGCCTCCGGACGACCTTCCCCAGCCCTTCACGCACACGACCCTGGTCGCCGTGCAGCGGTACCTGGACGGGGGCCCGATCCTTTCGTTCGACGGTTGGCCAGAGGCCGGATGA